A single window of Plasmodium malariae genome assembly, chromosome: 8 DNA harbors:
- the PmUG01_08027400 gene encoding proteasome subunit beta type-5, putative translates to MMESDESFMNEIDNLINDIEEEKLNRDELEFAVAPVSVPRNFIKDAKTKRETSKLFDFHKGTTTLAFKFKDGIIVAVDSRASMGSFISSQNVEKIIEINKNILGTMAGGAADCLYWEKYLGKIIKIYELRNNEKISVRAASTILSNILYQYKGYGLCCGIILSGYDHTGFNMFYIDDEGKKVEGHLFSCGSGSTYAYSILDSSYDYNINLDQAVELAKNAIYHATFRDGGSGGKVRVYYIHKNGYDKIIEGQDVYDLHYQYSNPAQNDQYVM, encoded by the coding sequence ATGATGGAAAGTGATGAAAGTTTTATGAACGAAATTGATAACTTGATAAATGAtatagaagaagaaaaattaaatagagATGAATTAGAATTTGCCGTAGCTCCAGTAAGTGTGCCAaggaattttataaaagatgcaaaaacaaaaagagaaACAAGTAAATTGTTTGATTTTCACAAAGGTACAACAACATTAGCTTTTAAGTTTAAAGATGGGATAATAGTTGCTGTAGATTCAAGAGCCTCAATGGGTTCCTTTATTTCTTCGcaaaatgtagaaaaaattattgaaataaataaaaatatattgggAACAATGGCAGGAGGAGCAGCAGATTGTCTTTATTGGGAAAAATACTTagggaaaataataaagatatatgagttaagaaataatgaaaaaatttcagTAAGAGCAGCTAGCACTAtattaagtaatatattgTATCAATATAAAGGATATGGTTTATGTTGCGGTATAATTTTAAGTGGCTATGATCACACAGgttttaatatgttttatattgaCGATGAAGGAAAAAAGGTGGAAGGACATTTATTTAGTTGTGGTAGTGGTAGTACGTATGCATATTCTATTTTAGACTCATCGtatgattataatataaatttggaCCAAGCTGTTGAGCTAGCCAAAAATGCAATTTATCATGCAACATTTAGAGATGGAGGATCAGGAGGAAAAGTAAGAGTgtattatattcataaaaatggatatgataaaattattgaaGGACAAGATGTATACGATTTACATTATCAATATTCAAATCCGGCGCAAAACGATCAATAtgttatgtaa
- the PmUG01_08027500 gene encoding conserved Plasmodium protein, unknown function: MAVWGKLSKCCCFPLAGGCTAAAIFHFIACLACIFTSEQNYKVWTVVSSGLLGCLIVLGLILKNFIIFYIVAIFTAINVCFYVVALVFLIIALFAVTEISIQSKVFIIFIIFALLVGEAFFLNLYLSICKVFKAGGTGWEFKNYMEIENDMQKEKKKKEKEDAMKHNDYNA, from the coding sequence atgGCAGTATGGGGAAAGTTGTCTAAATGTTGCTGTTTCCCATTAGCAGGGGGATGCACAGCAGCTGccatatttcattttatagcTTGTTTAGCATGTATATTCACGTCggaacaaaattataaagtgTGGACTGTTGTTTCAAGTGGATTATTAGGATGTTTGATTGTTCTTGGTCTGatacttaaaaattttattatattttatattgttgCAATTTTTACAGCCATTAATGTGTGTTTTTATGTTGTGGCTCTagtatttcttattattgCTTTATTTGCTGTTACTGAAATAAGTATACAAAGCAaagtttttataatatttattatatttgccTTGCTAGTTGGAGAAGCGTTTTTccttaatttatatttgtctATATGCAAAGTTTTTAAAGCAGGGGGAACAGGATGGGAATTCAAAAACTATATGGAGATAGAAAATGACatgcaaaaagaaaaaaaaaaaaaggagaaggAAGATGCAATGAAACACAATGATTACAACGCATAG
- the ARV1 gene encoding protein ARV1, putative codes for MICIKCGRCNSSLYTVYNKTNIKLNECNRCNEICDEYMEKNTFLIFMNILFLKPEIYRHIVFNRLKYHDRFIHVFFLKMIFLFIIINVYLHPNFESDHVEKNVLSDIFFMNNNFEYTRENDSPSYNCSSYTLFMYKYDEKYKLYGLYNISNNSNISNLVNIHKDKFLTCIFNNKLSHRNVCIVNRNYKHSYDYDKHLIDIFLHNNSQNINKYKDTKKLSLNIDQEGKRKKKKKKKKKESDNDKNENSPNSETYHNRDKNENVPNSNNCKNYENEEDKNSRGIRSNIAKYTRKAISYLTSKLKYESIFKLRRNNLLLKNDLITLKNSDEYNSLYQIINVLIYYNIHEYKIVLETKEKETFNVNYVMKIISNIFFYDKSLKKKNYIKSDSNIHLINKNSNDFCYDKSKESTFDNVCHDYDYIGNNSHGLKGLCKNLIRKINSIFNKNAEEITKKQNKSTKNIKIKQISMYSKLLFSDLDNEKFILKICNSSFSLKNLKSVTINYITYFLLLCIFTHLLKLYQQRKYNVNITMVKYNYLFMLFVLSNYPLVIYFILQVFNYNYINIYLKIYTIICNTIAYHIFISSDNNYVCYSIFSVLTSYLLKNILMIKVNAYI; via the coding sequence ATGATTTGCATAAAATGCGGCAGGTGCAATTCTAGCCTTTACACTGtatataacaaaacaaaCATAAAATTGAATGAATGTAATCGATGTAATGAGATATGTGATGAGTATATGGAGAAAAatacctttttaatttttatgaatatattatttttgaagCCAGAAATATATAGACATATAGTTTTCAACAGGTTAAAATATCATGACAGATTTATacacgtattttttttaaaaatgatttttttatttataataataaatgtttatttacATCCTAATTTTGAAAGTGATCATGTAGAGAAAAATGTTCTATCagacatattttttatgaataacaATTTTGAATATACTAGGGAAAATGACTCTCCAAGTTATAATTGTTCCTCTTACAcgttatttatgtataaatatgatgaaaaatataaattatatggtTTATATAACATATCTAATAATTCAAACATAAGCAATTTAGTTAATATACACAAAGACAAATTCTTAACCtgcatttttaataacaaattaaGTCATCGCAATGTTTGTATTGTTAATAGAAACTATAAACACTCATATGACTATGACAAGCAtcttatagatatatttctACACAATAATTCACAGAAtatcaataaatataagGATACAAAAAAGTTAAGTCTTAACATTGATCAAGaagggaaaagaaaaaaaaaaaaaaaaaagaaaaaaaaagagagtgacaatgataaaaatgagaaTAGTCCTAACAGTGAGACATACCATAACAGGGACAAAAACGAGAACGTTCCAAACAGTAATAATTGCAAAAACTATGAGAACGAGGAGGACAAAAATAGTAGAGGGATCAGGTCAAACATAGCAAAGTATACAAGAAAAGctatttcatatttaacaAGCAAATTAAAATACGAATCTATATTTAAGCTAAGAAGAAACAACTTGCTATTAAAGAATGATCTAATAACACTAAAAAATTCTGATGAGTACAACAGTCtatatcaaataataaatgttctCATATATTACAACATTCACGAATACAAAATAGTTCTtgaaacaaaagaaaaagaaacattTAATGTTAACTAtgttatgaaaattatatctaatatatttttttatgataaatcgttaaaaaaaaaaaattatataaaaagtgattcaaatatacatttaataaataaaaactcCAATGATTTTTGTTATGATAAAAGTAAAGAGTCCACCTTTGATAATGTATGTCATGATTATGACTACATAGGTAATAATTCCCACGGATTAAAAGgcttatgtaaaaatttaataagaaaaataaacagcatattcaataaaaatgcagaagaaataacaaaaaaacaaaataaaagtacaaaaaatattaaaattaaacaaataagcATGTATTCTAAGCTTTTGTTTTCAGATTTAGACAAtgaaaaattcattttaaaaatctgTAATTCGTCATTTTCTCTCAAAAATTTAAAGTCCGTTACTATTAACtatattacttattttttattactatgtATTTTCACGCACCTTCTTAAGTTATACCAGCAAAGAAAGTACAATGTTAATATAACGATGGTAAAATACAATTATCTTTTTATGCTTTTTGTATTAAGTAACTATCCCTtggtaatatattttattttacaagtctttaattacaattatataaatatttatttaaaaatttacacaATCATTTGCAATACAATAGCATATCACATATTCATATCTAGCGACAACAATTATGTATGTTATTCTATCTTTTCTGTACTTACAAGCTATTTACTCAAAAACATTCTCATGATTAAagtaaatgcatatatttag
- the PmUG01_08027200 gene encoding conserved Plasmodium protein, unknown function — translation MDFNSRKKKKKKDDDIYNENINIYLEENDNYILDLEKKVQTLKLIGSNLREEVRTSNSLLDNLSDRMESVNKKLTGVYRRVKNILRTKGNKYLFYLILFFLFLLFFMNYLYRKNK, via the exons atggaTTTTAATtcgagaaaaaaaaaaaagaaaaaagatgatgatatatacaatgaaaatataaatatatatttggaaGAAAATGACAATTATATACTTGATTTGGAAAAAAAGGTTCAAACCCTAAAACTG ATAGGTTCCAACCTAAGAGAGGAAGTTAGGACTTCCAATTCTCTTCTAGACaattta TCCGATCGCATGGAAAgcgtaaataaaaaattaacaggAGTATATAGGAGagtcaaaaatattttaagaacaAAG ggAAATAAATACTTGTTTTACCTTATAttgttctttctttttttgctgTTTTTTATGAACTATTTATaccgaaaaaataaatga
- the PmUG01_08027100 gene encoding conserved Plasmodium protein, unknown function has product MKMDAEDIKKSSKIKRRTRNKKNFSELFGDNNERRNRRIDFSYYINNESTILELLLDNNVESFKSAGKLLFIILSGIAPSFLYFKRVLNLIHLFFYKGGKKFYHSNIHVKVMLFLHDYIKLNRVYCTIYLFNLLLSNNNIKRFEEHKDKYMPKHVIATHVDHLYFHVKDFLYIVRNFFISKETDQKKINIEKEIKNKGKNRFKTNVFNKNRIVLYKENDEEMLQNFIKLFHFKFPKSLRKKLKHLILQCTHVNYPLHSIYLDMYILYNKKNIVKVLVVIDQLFCSLFPYYYFFELKLKLLLLHIHEYKEKEKEREKEKERLKEKQRQMEMEMEMEKAMNDLSKDEIDIEKSDNMGHLKSMKNSFINKSAHILELHRNPFIINHEETSTLVYDESSLGNINNENINVKKKNEKLKEDLKCLYSSSSSSGSAKSFDEIAPKYMKANDDSANNSDNVSEDDNDNNFYLDQFMNLYVNCTEKMVKSLPSVSDLYSGNPLKELNKQIRGKRKKRNKHFHLDQIQLYRMKSITKDMIDDNIETVSKTDGNNKIEDTVVEVELEEEDISLQREYKKPKLGNLPPIDSIYKDTYNDLTYNLNEVVNVAKGLMTSSYYDSIYVKLFYCYLLPFISFEKRIEIFLIYSYANYKIMKSLIFITFYNNYKSTFILNAIKTVFEDKYIFQKYKNTYFNGLSLRNIPKNYFVFLFLLSIFFYDEKEESLLYMHKLFYNYDVDIISDQEKDINYKKIFEEVELENDNKYIEEKKHINIIIIKYIEMYKEKFNIYLCDYFDFYRIFFILFVSCVEME; this is encoded by the exons atgaaaatggATGCAgaggatataaaaaaaagcagcaaaataaaaagaagaacaCGAAATAAGAAGAATTTCAGCGAGTTATTTGgtgataataatgaaagaAGAAATAGACGAATagatttttcttattatataaataatgaatcaACTATCTTAGAGTTATTGTTGGACAATAATGTTGAATCTTTTAAAAGTGCAggtaaattattattcataatattatcGGGTATAGCTCCtagttttctttatttcaagagagtattaaatttaatacatttatttttttacaaaggaggtaaaaaattttatcataGTAACATTCATGTAAAGGTTATGTTATTCCTTcatgattatataaaattaaatcgTGTGTATTGtaccatatatttatttaatcttttactatctaataataatataaaacgtTTTGAGGAAcataaagataaatatatgccAAAACATGTTATAGCTACGCATGTagatcatttatattttcacgTTAAAGATTTTCTGTACATAgttagaaatttttttattagtaaaGAAACagatcaaaaaaaaataaacatagaaaaggaaataaaaaataagggaaaaaataGATTTAAGACAAACgtgtttaataaaaataggatcgtattatataaagaaaacgATGAGGAAATgctacaaaattttattaaattatttcattttaaatttcCCAAATCATTaagaaaaaagttaaaacatttaatacTGCAATGTACACACGTAAATTACCCATTacatagtatatatttagatatgtacattttatacaataaaaaaaatattgtaaaagtTTTAGTTGTAATAGATCAACTTTTTTGTTCGTTATTTCcgtactattatttttttgaattaaaattaaagctTCTTTTACTGCATATACACGaatataaggaaaaagaaaaagaaagagaaaaggaaaaggaaaggctaaaggaaaaacaaaggCAAATGGAAATGGAAATGGAAATGGAAAAAGCAATGAATGATTTGTCAAAAGACGAGATAGATATAGAAAAATCAGATAATATGGGGCACTTAAAATCTAtgaaaaattcttttattaacaaGTCAGCACATATTTTAGAACTTCATAGAAatccatttattattaatcatGAAGAGACTAGTACGCTTGTGTATGATGAGTCATCACTTGGTAACATAAATaacgaaaatataaatgttaaaaaaaaaaatgaaaaattaaaagaagatTTAAAATGCTTATatagtagtagcagtagtagcgGATCGGCAAAAAGTTTTGATGAAATAGCTCCTAAATATATGAAAGCAAATGATGATTCTGCTAATAATTCGGATAATGTATCAGAGGATGATAATgacaataatttttatttagatcaatttatgaatttatatgttaACTGTACAGAGAAAATGGTAAAGAGTTTACCATCTGTTAGTGATTTGTATAGTGGTAACCCACTTAAAGagttaaataaacaaataagaggtaaaaggaaaaaaagaaacaaacaTTTTCATTTGGACCAAATTCAATTATATAGAATGAAAAGTATAACTAAGGATATGATAGATGATAATATAGAAACAGTTAGTAAAACGGATGGAAACAATAAAATCGAAGATACAGTAGTAGAAGTAGAACTAGAGGAAGAAGATATATCTTTACAAAGGGAATACAAAAAACCAAAATTGGGTAATTTGCCACCTATagatagtatatataaagatacATATAATGACTTAACATACAACTTAAATGAAGTTGTAAACGTTGCTAAAGGATTAATGACCTCTTCATATTATGACtccatatatgtaaaattgttttattgttatttattacCGTTTATCtcttttgaaaaaagaattgaaatatttttaatttattcttatgCAAATTATAAGATTATGAAATCTTTAATAttcattactttttataataattacaagTCAACATTTATCTTAAATGCTATTAAAACAGTATTTGaagacaaatatatttttcaaaaatacaaaaatacatACTTTAACGGACTTTCACTAAGAAATATACCAAAGaactattttgtttttctctttcttctttccatttttttttatgacgAAAAGGAGGAATCGTTGCTCTATATGCACAAGCTCTTTTACAA TTATGACGTAGATATAATCAGTGACCAAGAGAAAgacataaattataaaaaaatatttgaggAAGTGGAATTAGagaatgataataaatatattgaagaaaaaaaacatataaacataatcatcataaaatatattgaaatgtacaaagaaaaatttaatatttatctttgtgattattttgatttttatagaatattttttatattatttgtttcgTGCGTTGAAATGGAATGA